A region from the Ensifer canadensis genome encodes:
- a CDS encoding type IV secretion system lipoprotein VirB7 translates to MKYCSLILFLALAACKTSDTLATCKGAAFQLNVERWQPTASDLQFECTGEPNEER, encoded by the coding sequence ATGAAGTATTGTTCTCTAATCCTATTCCTCGCTTTGGCCGCTTGCAAAACAAGTGATACCCTGGCGACCTGCAAGGGTGCCGCGTTTCAGCTGAATGTGGAGCGTTGGCAACCCACGGCTTCAGATCTCCAGTTCGAATGTACGGGAGAGCCAAATGAAGAGCGCTGA